CATTAAAACATTGGCAGCCTCAGAGCAGTTATAGGGAGACCAGACTGGGTACTCCTGGTTTGCAACAAAGAAGTTTGCATCTTCTTCTTTAACTAGTTCTGTTGCTAGAAACTGCATTAGCCGAAGCTTGTCAATTTTTGAAAGCTCTTGGATTTGTGACATGAGTTCAGCCAATGACACTTGGAAATCTCCTCGTAGAAGGTTTAATGGAGAGATTAGGAGTATTAGCTTGTTACTTGGATAGGGCGATCGCTAACATCTACTAACATTTATTTATCTTAATCAATTGTCTAATAGGTTAGTAAACAAAAAAATGTTGGTTTCCACTTCGTTCCACCCAACCTACTAGCGATGCTAATCCAAACGCACTGATAAGAAAATTAGTTATTTAATAGACCTCATCATGTGTGCCAATATCAAGCAGCAAAATAACTTCGCCATCTGAATCAGCATTTTTCTCGATTGAGAAAACGATACGACAATCATAGCCGCAAGAACAAGACTGAAGACCATCGAGTTTACCACTCAACTTATGAGTACCCAAGTTTGGAGCAAATACATCTGCTTCCATTTGCTGAAGAGTGTCTTCAATCTGTTGCTGAAGGTCAGCATTTCGTTTCACAAATTTACGAAATGCTCTCTTAAATTTCGGTGTTAAAACCAGAAATCTCATTCTTCTTCTTGGTTCAAAGATTCGCGCAATTCTGCAATTACACTTTTGGCTGACTGAGATCGGAAATTACCCGCCCGGAAATCAGCTAAACTTTGTTGAGCATCCGCAGTAATCTCATCTCGACGGCTTTGGTGGTGGCGATTTTGGAGAATTTTAATGAGCATTTCTTGTTGCTCGTAGGGTAATTGCAAAGCGGTTTCCAGCACTTGGTCAAGGGTAATCATCATCAAAGCTGCTTGTGAAATTGAGTTGATTGTAATGCTTACTTTGCGGTTATTAGGCATACTAGTAACGCTCTTCTAAGTGTTCGCAGGTTTCAATCGCAGGTAAAAATGGTGATCTAGTTCTGTTTAATAACTCGTAGTACTCAAATTTACTTTCACTCTCAGTTAATTCATCTGGCATTTTATATGAATATCCAATTTCATCAGTTCTTACTAAACATTTCACGTAAATTGGGCGGATATATTCAACTATTCCATAATAAATGTTAGCACTTAGTTCACATAGTTTTGTGAAATGATAACCACCAAAATCATCAAACAACCAGTTATCAATATCTTCTATAATTAGAATCTCCGTTCCTGGGTCTAGAATAACTCCACTATTTTTATAGAGTTTAACTATTTTTTCCAATATCGAATTTGATCTAAGAAGGGAGTGTTTACATCTATTGCCAATTAAATAAATAGCATCTTTCCTAGATAATGTAATTTTTAATTCTTTTCCTATATTAGCAGAGTATATTTCATACACAAATTCAGAATTAAGCCAATTTTCCAATTCTTCAACAGACTTCTTCAGTGCCGCCGTATTTTCTAAATTATGGTCTAGCTGAGGTGATATTGATATTCTGTACAATAACCTTAACAGATTGTCTCCAGCATTTTTTCCTGGAATAATTTCCTTATTAACCCAAGTTGCTAGTTAGTCTCAAAGAGAGATGACATAAAGTTAGAGAAACAAGAAAATCCCTCCAGACAAGACAAAGAGGAGGGACAGATGTTAAATGAAATAGTTACGATCTATTCTGTCATAGATGACTTATTAAAGGCGATCAGCCATAAAGAGGATATTCGTTGTGAAATGAGTGATGCAGAAATTATCACAACGGCAATCATTGCAGCTATGTACTTTGGAGGTAATCATAGTCAGGCTTGTAGCTACATGAAAGACCATAAATTGATGCCAAGAATGTTAGAAAAATCACGATTTAATCGGCGATTACATCATGTCTCAATGTTAATGAACGATTTATTTCATCAAATCGGAATGGCACTAAAAGAAATTAGTGAAAATACGGAATATCTTTTAGACTCGTTTCCTGTACCGATATGTGATCACATTCGCATCTTTAATGCCCATCTCATCCAATCACCAGAATATCGGGGTTATATCGCATCTAAGAAACGTTATTTTTATGGAGTCAGAGTACAGTTATTAACTACCAAAACAGGTATTCCTGTTGAATTTGTGTTTATGCCAGCCAGTGCGACAGATATCCGGGAATTAGGTGCTTTAACCTTGAATTTACTGCCTGGAACTCAAGTTTATGCTGATTGTGCCTATCTTGATTACACTGTGGAAGATGTCTTGCTTGAAACCAGTCAAATCTCGATGCAAGTCATGCGAAAAAGTAACTCTAAACGTCAAGATGCGCCGTGGACTTACTACATTAAACAGTCTCTTCGTCATTACATTGAAACCGTGTTTAGTGGCATTACCAGTCGTTTTCACAAATCTATTCATGCTGTGACATTTGAAGGGTTTTTACTGAAGTTACAAGCTTTTATTTTTGCCTACACTTTGCAACGAGCTTTTGTTGACTAAGTTGCTTTCTTTCACTTTCTCTTCAACTACACTGAACATTCCTGATTGCACTTTCATCAAGGTTGTAGTTCTTACTACCTCTCATTTACCCTGCCTACACAAACCATATTCTTTTTTATCTTCTATTACCCGCAACTTGGGTTATTAACACCTGCAATAACTTCTAGTAGTAATATGAAAAAATACTTCTTAGCTGTACTGTCTTGAGGCAATACACTGGTTACTAGTTTTGATTGATCTTCCGGGAAGCAGCAAATAGAATAATTTACATAATTCGTAATAAGCTCTACAGACGAATTTAGAACACGTATTTCTTGTTGGATGTTCATCTTTTATAGTGTATAATTTTATTCCTGTATAGATAGGCTCTATGTAATCTTTGTTTTGATAATGATAGTATGAACAATATAGATAACTCTTGCCAAAATATACAAAAATTTTATTTTATACACCCTTATTTGGATATTAAACGGAATAGTTCTATAGAATCATATTTGATTTCTGAAAAAGGCTAAGAGATAATACGGAGAAAAAGTTTTGTCTAACAGCGAACAATGATAAACCAGCATCTACAAACGAAAGATTGCAGAACTAATTACATCGAGCTATCACAGGCTTTGTGTCATAAAGGCAAATACATTACAACCCCTTTCCATTCTTCTTGCTGGCTGCAATCGATTAGTAGTAGCAACTCATCAATTGCCTGTCGAATGGGCATTCGGTCATTGACGACAAACATCCCTGCTATTGCCTCTCCTGCAACTAGGCGGTTGTAAGCAAAATCTGGCATCGTTGCACGATCATGGGTCAGAAGGATACGCTTATTGATTGCTGCCCAAGCTAAAATCACTGGATCATTTAATTCTCGCAAACCAACATCCTGAACCCGAATTAAATCAAGATTGAGTTGACGTAAAAATAAGCCTCGAATAATGTCACCGTTAAAATTCTCATCACTTAACAGACTAAGCATAACTTTGCTACTGATTCTGTTGAGATAGTAAACGGTTACGAATTAAGCCCAGATCAGGTTGGATACTAGATAAACGTTGCTGCACTGATTGGGCTAACTGTTCTCTCTGATTCAAATATGTTTCTACCGCAGCTTGATGACGAAGGTAGTAGCCAATTGTGTTATAAACATCAGACAAAGATAGAGTCGAATATCGATGCACAATAGATTCAGGAGATGCGCCATCTTGAAACGCTCGAATCACAGTCTCTAACAAAACCCTTGAATTCCCCACTCGAATCGCTCCAGTTTCATCTTCTCTTAGAGGTGGTATCTCACGTTCCAACACAAGACTCATGGCTTAACCTTTCTCCAGTACAAAACAATCGTAACTTAACCTTACAGCACAATACCCGAATTTCTCACCATTATTCCCAAGGCCTAATTCAAGTTTAAATTTCGGTTTTTACCGAAACATATTCTAGATCAGGATTATGAGAAGTGAGCAATCCGGGTAAGGCTTCTTGCTGTTTAATTAACGATAATCTGGGGTTTGAATATTCCGCAGACGGGCAGCATCACGCATATTATAATCAGCGCGAGTAAAGCGATTTAATTGTTGTTCAAAAAACTCTCGATTTGCTTGCAAATGTTTGGGATTAGGGTCATCTAAGGGATATAAAAGTGCAGTTCTCAAGGCTTGAATGACCGCAGAAGTAACATTATACATTGAGCGTTGGAAACTAATACCCAACTGAATCAACATATCATCTTCACCACGGCAATGTTGTTTATAGTAATCAACAAGATATTGTGGTAAGAAGTGCAACATATCTTGCATTAATAATGTTGGTGGAATACCAGCAGTTCCTACAGGAAAGACATCGGCGTAGAGAATGCCGTAGTGGAAATCTTTTTGGTCATCGGGGACTTGTCCTGCTTGGGCGTTATAAGATTTTGTGCCTCTAAAGGGGGCGGTGCGGTAGAACACAGCTTCTACGTAGGGTAATGCTGCTTCATACAGCCAAGTGAAGCCTTTTGATTTGGGGATAATTTCGTAGCATTCGCCACAGATATAAACATGATGGTAAATTGGACGACCTGCGATCGCAAATATGCCATTGACCAAAAAGTTCATCGCGTCAGGTACACCCTTAAACCCGCCTTCGTCATAGATGTCAGACATTTCAAAGAACACTGGGGCCATGACTTCCCAGAACAAGCCGAGGTTAGAGTAGTATGACATCTGGCGGCACTGTTCCAAAAACATATCGGGAAACAGTTTGTACAGTCCCAGCATTACAGGGTTGCCTTGGAAGAACGCTTTAATTGCCCTGTCAGCGTTGGCTTTGTATTCTTCTGAGTCGAGATAAGCGTCAAATTGATTAACTGGCGCATACATATGCCGATGCCAAAGCATTGCCCGCATACAAGCTTCAGCAAATTCCATATTTATGCGATCGTGGGATAAGTGATGCAATAACTTTGGCATTTTCAAGGTTTCACCTTTTTCCATAAATGCCAAAAGTTCAGGATGGGCAGTGGCTTCACCGCGCCAAATTCTTAAATCAGCAGTATCGCCAGCATAATGATTATGCAGGTCTAAATACTCTTGCGGTAAGAAGTATTTAAAAAAGGCAAATGGCTCTAAAAATACCTGTTCAGCTATATATAATAAGTCACGCCAGTAAAAATCCATCGGTACAGCATAAGCTTTATAAATACCGATAATTTGCATTAAGTTTTCTGGCGTGTCCGGCAGCATTGAACCCCCTGCTTCTAAACGATGAATTACTTCAGCAAATTCATGACGAGAAGGTGGAAGTTTAGTAGTAACAGTTTTTTCTGGAGTCTGTACCATGTTAGTTCCTGGATGTTAAATGTATTTTTAGACAGTAGAAATATTGGTTGTTTGTAATTGCTGACGTATCTTTAAAGCATGAAAAATACTCAAAACATCATGCGTCCAAACTGGCAATATTAACGTCATTGCAATTTCTTCAATGCTGTAAATAGTTCCAGCGATACAAGTTAGCCATAAAGTTATGCCAGCGTAGTTAAATGCAAACAGTGCCACAATGGCAATAAATAATGTGATTCCCCAAAACTTGGCTGAATAGGTGTGATAGCTTGCAGGTTTGCCATACTTAATTAAATTAACTATCCACCAGACGACTTGAGCAAAAATCACCATCAATAAAGGTAGGCGATAAGTAATTAGAATATCCCGATATCCCAGCCAAGCACTCAAAAAGATACAACTAAAAAGGCAAGTATCAGCCCAGCTATCAGCTTGTCGCAATTTGGCATTGCTAACACCCAACCGCCGGGCAATAATGCCATCAAAAATGTCGGAAAGAAAAGCAGCAGTAAAACCTACTAAAAACCAAATACTCGTATCACCATCCCAGGCATCCCACAGGAGGAAGGGTGCTATTAAAAAGCGAAATAGTACAAGACCACTGGGAATTAAGGTGAGATTCATATTTTCTCCTGTATCTGTTGCGTAAATCTATTGTTACTATTTCAACGCAACTTCAGGAATTACGGTTTTCTCCGCTGGGATAATTGCCGCTACCATTGCTGTGGTAGTGGGTTCACTCCATCGCACTAACCAAGTAGGTTGGACTCCCAAAAAGATGATTAAGCTCGCCAAAATTAGTGCTGGTACTTTCTCAGACCACAATACTTTGGGATAGTAAGCTAAATCATTGTCGAGTCTGCCAAAACAGGTGCGGTTAAGGAGGATAACGAAATATACCGCAGTCAAGCCACTGGCGACGACACACAATATTGTCGGGATGGGGAAGACTGAGAAGCTACCTTGAAAGACGATAAATTCAGCGATAAATCCTGTTAAACCGGGAATACCAGCACTAGCCATACCACTTAATACGAGTAAGGCACTAATTAAAGGTATGCCACGAATTGGACTCATTAAACCGTTGAGTTTATCTAATTCTCTTGTGCCAGCTTTGGCTTCCACGACTCCTACTAAATGGAAGAGAATTGCAAGAATGATGCCGTGGCTAAACATTTGGGAAACTGCACCGACTAAGGCCAGGGAGGTACTAGCGGCACTGGCTAGTAATACATAGCCCATATGACCGATAGAACTGTATGCTACCATCCGCTTGATATCTTTTTGGGCGATCGCCACTACTGCCCCATATATTGCGCTAATTGCCCCCCAAATTGCCAAGGTTGGGGCAACAGTACTCCAAGCGTTGGGGAACATCCCCATCCCAAACCGCAATAAACCGTAGGTTCCCAGTTTTGCTAACACACCACCTAACAAAATTGCAATGGGTGCGGAAGCTTCAACGTAAGCATCAGGTAGCCATGTATGGAAGGGAACCAAGGGAATTTTTATACCAAAACCGAGGATGATTCCTGATAGTAAGAGAAGTTGCAGTCCCGCAGAGAGGGTTTGAGTAGATACCGCATCAATGGCAAAGCTAGTGGAACCTGTCAGCCACACCATACCCAAGAAGGTTGCCAAAATTAATGCGCCGGAAACAGCAGTGTAAATCAGAAACTTAATTCCGGCATAAGCCCGTTTTTCGCCGCCCCAAATCGAAATTAATAAATAGAAGGGGATTAATTCGAGTTCGTAGAACAGGAAAAACAGGAGTAAGTTTTCCGCGAGGAATGCCCCAGCAACGCCACCGCTAACCAACAAAATCATTGAGTAAAATAAGCGGGGGCGTTCAGTGTTTTGATTACTGCTGTAAATAGCAATCCAAGTGAGGAGGCTATTTAAAACCAGCATTAATATTGATAGCCCATCTACTCCTAATTGGTAGCTTAAACCTAGGGTTTCATTCCAAGGTAAATATTCTTGAAACTGCATCCCAGGAGTGCTGAGGTCAAATTTAAATAGGATGAATAGATTCCACAACAGGATTAAACCAGATATGGTAAGGGCTACCAAGC
This window of the Nostoc sp. HK-01 genome carries:
- a CDS encoding transposase produces the protein MLNEIVTIYSVIDDLLKAISHKEDIRCEMSDAEIITTAIIAAMYFGGNHSQACSYMKDHKLMPRMLEKSRFNRRLHHVSMLMNDLFHQIGMALKEISENTEYLLDSFPVPICDHIRIFNAHLIQSPEYRGYIASKKRYFYGVRVQLLTTKTGIPVEFVFMPASATDIRELGALTLNLLPGTQVYADCAYLDYTVEDVLLETSQISMQVMRKSNSKRQDAPWTYYIKQSLRHYIETVFSGITSRFHKSIHAVTFEGFLLKLQAFIFAYTLQRAFVD
- a CDS encoding CO2 hydration: MVQTPEKTVTTKLPPSRHEFAEVIHRLEAGGSMLPDTPENLMQIIGIYKAYAVPMDFYWRDLLYIAEQVFLEPFAFFKYFLPQEYLDLHNHYAGDTADLRIWRGEATAHPELLAFMEKGETLKMPKLLHHLSHDRINMEFAEACMRAMLWHRHMYAPVNQFDAYLDSEEYKANADRAIKAFFQGNPVMLGLYKLFPDMFLEQCRQMSYYSNLGLFWEVMAPVFFEMSDIYDEGGFKGVPDAMNFLVNGIFAIAGRPIYHHVYICGECYEIIPKSKGFTWLYEAALPYVEAVFYRTAPFRGTKSYNAQAGQVPDDQKDFHYGILYADVFPVGTAGIPPTLLMQDMLHFLPQYLVDYYKQHCRGEDDMLIQLGISFQRSMYNVTSAVIQALRTALLYPLDDPNPKHLQANREFFEQQLNRFTRADYNMRDAARLRNIQTPDYR
- a CDS encoding CDP-alcohol phosphatidyltransferase, which encodes MNLTLIPSGLVLFRFLIAPFLLWDAWDGDTSIWFLVGFTAAFLSDIFDGIIARRLGVSNAKLRQADSWADTCLFSCIFLSAWLGYRDILITYRLPLLMVIFAQVVWWIVNLIKYGKPASYHTYSAKFWGITLFIAIVALFAFNYAGITLWLTCIAGTIYSIEEIAMTLILPVWTHDVLSIFHALKIRQQLQTTNISTV
- a CDS encoding NAD(P)H-quinone oxidoreductase subunit M, which codes for MLSVLIWTPIIAALIIGFWPSNAIPPNRVRLVALTISGLILLWNLFILFKFDLSTPGMQFQEYLPWNETLGLSYQLGVDGLSILMLVLNSLLTWIAIYSSNQNTERPRLFYSMILLVSGGVAGAFLAENLLLFFLFYELELIPFYLLISIWGGEKRAYAGIKFLIYTAVSGALILATFLGMVWLTGSTSFAIDAVSTQTLSAGLQLLLLSGIILGFGIKIPLVPFHTWLPDAYVEASAPIAILLGGVLAKLGTYGLLRFGMGMFPNAWSTVAPTLAIWGAISAIYGAVVAIAQKDIKRMVAYSSIGHMGYVLLASAASTSLALVGAVSQMFSHGIILAILFHLVGVVEAKAGTRELDKLNGLMSPIRGIPLISALLVLSGMASAGIPGLTGFIAEFIVFQGSFSVFPIPTILCVVASGLTAVYFVILLNRTCFGRLDNDLAYYPKVLWSEKVPALILASLIIFLGVQPTWLVRWSEPTTTAMVAAIIPAEKTVIPEVALK